In one Acetomicrobium sp. S15 = DSM 107314 genomic region, the following are encoded:
- a CDS encoding enoyl-CoA hydratase-related protein, with translation MSNEILLCEVKDQVAYLTVNRPEVRNAMNNTLVGELEKAIGAIESDKDVRVVIITGAGDKAFMSGADIKELAERDIVLGREHTRQRQELYDRIENLNVPVIAVINGYAIGAGLELALACTFRIASESARFAASEVKLGIIPGGGGTQRLARTVGRTKAMEMVLLGDMIDAQEAYRVGLVNKVVPADGLMEEAALWAQKIKALPKLAVQYAKEALNRGANLGLDQGLAHESYLFALACSTEDKREGVAAFLEKRQPKFVGR, from the coding sequence GTGTCGAACGAAATCCTCCTTTGCGAAGTGAAAGACCAAGTGGCGTACCTCACTGTGAACCGGCCCGAGGTGAGGAATGCCATGAATAATACGCTCGTCGGGGAGCTCGAAAAGGCTATAGGCGCGATCGAGAGCGACAAAGACGTTAGGGTTGTGATAATAACGGGAGCTGGAGATAAGGCCTTTATGTCTGGCGCCGACATCAAAGAGCTCGCCGAACGGGATATCGTTTTGGGCAGGGAGCACACGAGGCAGCGCCAAGAGCTCTACGATCGCATAGAAAATCTGAACGTCCCTGTCATCGCCGTCATAAACGGCTATGCTATAGGTGCAGGGCTTGAGCTGGCTTTGGCTTGCACGTTTAGGATAGCCTCCGAAAGCGCGCGCTTCGCGGCTTCAGAGGTTAAGCTCGGCATCATCCCCGGCGGTGGCGGCACCCAAAGGCTTGCTCGCACGGTTGGCAGGACAAAGGCGATGGAGATGGTGCTTTTAGGTGACATGATAGACGCTCAGGAGGCCTACCGTGTAGGATTGGTCAACAAGGTCGTCCCTGCAGATGGCCTAATGGAAGAGGCAGCGTTATGGGCTCAAAAAATTAAGGCTCTCCCCAAACTTGCGGTTCAATATGCTAAGGAAGCTTTGAACAGAGGTGCAAACCTCGGCCTCGACCAGGGGCTGGCCCATGAGTCGTACCTCTTCGCCTTGGCCTGTTCCACTGAGGATAAAAGAGAAGGCGTAGCGGCCTTTTTAGAGAAGCGGCAGCCGAAATTTGTTGGCCGTTGA
- a CDS encoding electron transfer flavoprotein subunit beta/FixA family protein, translating to MDPVKGTLIREGVESVVNPFDEYAIEEGVRLKERYGGEVIVVSMGPPQAKEALRQALAMGADKAVLLSDRAFAGSDTLATAYTLSLAIKKLGEIDLVICGKQATDGDTAQVGPGLAQRLGFRQLTYVCKVKEINSESKKIIVERLLDEGIQVVETTLPALMTVVKDINQPRLPNVISIRRAARTEIPIWGPQDLNGDQAKFGFDGSPTQVIRIFTPPPRAGGQILEGEVPEVVSKLLDALSSQQVISI from the coding sequence ATGGACCCTGTTAAAGGCACATTGATTCGTGAAGGTGTGGAGAGCGTGGTCAACCCCTTTGACGAATACGCTATCGAGGAGGGGGTTAGGCTCAAGGAGCGCTACGGCGGCGAAGTCATAGTAGTTTCCATGGGGCCCCCTCAGGCTAAGGAGGCTTTAAGACAGGCCCTGGCTATGGGAGCGGACAAAGCTGTCCTCTTAAGCGATAGGGCTTTTGCAGGCTCAGATACACTGGCGACCGCTTATACGCTTTCGCTGGCTATCAAAAAGTTAGGCGAAATTGATCTCGTTATTTGTGGCAAGCAGGCCACCGATGGTGACACCGCCCAGGTTGGCCCAGGCTTGGCTCAAAGGCTCGGTTTTAGGCAACTTACCTATGTTTGCAAAGTAAAAGAAATAAACTCAGAAAGTAAAAAGATTATAGTCGAGCGCCTCTTGGACGAAGGGATTCAAGTGGTGGAGACAACATTGCCAGCCCTTATGACTGTAGTAAAGGACATAAACCAGCCGCGCCTGCCGAATGTAATTTCTATAAGGAGAGCTGCCAGGACTGAAATTCCAATCTGGGGGCCACAGGACCTAAATGGAGATCAGGCTAAGTTTGGTTTCGATGGCTCACCCACTCAAGTGATCCGGATTTTCACTCCGCCCCCGCGGGCCGGTGGTCAGATCTTAGAAGGAGAAGTCCCGGAAGTTGTGTCTAAGCTCCTGGACGCCCTCTCTTCTCAGCAAGTTATAAGCATATAG
- a CDS encoding electron transfer flavoprotein subunit alpha: MALKVIKEQCTGCGLCVQVCPYNAIRLNDDGIAEVLESCILCGQCVDSCPMKALLMEEKHGEEATGYRGVMVFVEHEFGRINHVSFELLGKGRDLADKLTAPLCAMVIGDGAKDMAKEVGTYDVDEIYVVDAPHLREYQTNSYVREAENIINGYKPEIVLIGATTLGRDFAGALATRLETGLTADCTELDIDPERGLLMQTRPAFGGNIMATILCPYKRPQMSTVRPKVMPMPEKVTKDGARIIGIEPVSTPKDLLISILDFIKDTAGTVNLADADVIVSGGRGMKGPENFKMLLELAQLLGGAVGASRAAVDSGWIPYAHQVGQTGRTVRPKLYIACGISGAIQHLAGMQTSDIIVAINKDPEAPIFKVANYGIVGDLFKIVPEMIRQLKERKEKARS, encoded by the coding sequence ATGGCGCTCAAAGTCATAAAAGAGCAGTGTACAGGCTGTGGTCTTTGCGTCCAAGTTTGCCCATACAACGCTATAAGGTTGAACGACGATGGCATCGCCGAAGTGCTCGAGTCTTGCATTCTCTGTGGCCAATGCGTCGATTCCTGCCCCATGAAGGCCCTTCTCATGGAAGAAAAACATGGCGAGGAAGCTACCGGCTATAGAGGGGTGATGGTATTCGTCGAACACGAATTTGGCCGCATCAACCATGTCTCTTTTGAACTCCTCGGCAAAGGGCGAGATCTGGCTGATAAGTTAACAGCACCTCTATGCGCCATGGTGATAGGCGATGGAGCAAAAGATATGGCCAAAGAGGTGGGCACATACGACGTTGACGAGATCTACGTGGTAGATGCCCCTCACCTCAGAGAGTATCAGACCAATTCTTACGTGCGCGAGGCAGAAAACATCATAAATGGATACAAACCTGAAATTGTCCTCATAGGTGCTACGACGCTCGGGAGGGATTTTGCCGGGGCTTTGGCCACGCGCCTCGAAACGGGCCTCACTGCAGACTGCACCGAACTCGATATAGATCCAGAAAGAGGGTTGCTCATGCAGACTCGCCCTGCCTTTGGTGGCAATATAATGGCGACGATACTATGCCCTTACAAGAGGCCACAGATGTCAACGGTTCGCCCCAAAGTCATGCCCATGCCCGAGAAAGTTACCAAAGATGGGGCTCGTATCATAGGAATAGAGCCTGTATCAACTCCCAAGGACTTGCTCATTTCTATCTTGGATTTCATCAAGGACACGGCAGGCACGGTCAACCTCGCTGACGCCGACGTTATAGTCTCGGGCGGCAGGGGGATGAAGGGGCCCGAAAATTTCAAAATGCTTTTAGAGCTGGCTCAACTTTTGGGAGGTGCCGTAGGAGCTTCCAGGGCTGCCGTTGACAGCGGTTGGATCCCCTATGCACATCAGGTGGGTCAGACCGGACGCACAGTGAGGCCCAAGCTTTACATAGCCTGTGGCATATCCGGAGCCATTCAGCATTTGGCCGGCATGCAAACTTCCGATATTATCGTAGCCATAAACAAGGACCCGGAAGCCCCCATCTTTAAGGTGGCCAATTACGGAATTGTCGGCGACCTCTTTAAGATTGTTCCCGAGATGATAAGGCAGCTAAAGGAAAGAAAAGAGAAAGCAAGGAGCTAA